In Bosea vestrisii, the following are encoded in one genomic region:
- a CDS encoding glycine zipper domain-containing protein — MHAKTMKAGTILVAGALLLGGCTGSQERVAAGGAMGAGAGALLGGAVGGGRGALIGALIGGVAGLVIADAIEKERAREAAYIAARSGGSNVQRFRNSSGQAVTVRARTVRTYNNSQGQRIRVVERSVTREGKAAGTDQVEVNLATNEASGI; from the coding sequence ATGCATGCCAAGACCATGAAGGCCGGAACCATCCTCGTCGCGGGCGCGCTCCTGCTCGGCGGCTGCACCGGGTCGCAGGAACGTGTCGCTGCGGGCGGCGCAATGGGCGCCGGTGCCGGCGCTCTGCTCGGCGGCGCAGTCGGCGGCGGCCGCGGTGCCCTGATCGGCGCCTTGATCGGCGGCGTTGCCGGCCTGGTGATCGCCGACGCGATCGAGAAGGAGCGCGCTCGCGAGGCGGCCTACATCGCCGCACGCTCGGGCGGCTCGAACGTCCAGCGCTTCCGCAATTCGAGCGGCCAGGCCGTCACCGTCCGCGCCCGCACCGTCCGCACCTACAACAACAGCCAGGGCCAGCGCATCCGCGTCGTCGAGCGCAGCGTGACCCGCGAAGGCAAGGCCGCCGGCACCGACCAGGTCGAGGTCAATCTGGCGACGAACGAAGCGTCTGGCATCTGA